CAGCGGGTCCGGGGCCCGGGGGTCAGCCCGCGAGGTGACCCCAGTCGCCGGCGAGGTCCGCCCACGGCCCGACGGCGGCGACCGCGCCATCGACGAGGACGACGACCCGGTCGGCCTGGGCCAGCGCCGCGCGCTTGGAGGTCGCACCGATCACCGTGGTGTGCCGCTCGCGCAGCGCCGCCCACAACTCGATCTCGGTCGCCGCGTCGAGGGCGCTGGAGACGTCGTCGGCGAGCAGCAGCTCGGCGTCGGCCGCCAGGGCCCGGGCCAGTGCCAGCCGCTGGACCTGGCCGCCCGACAGGCGCACTCCGCGGTGGCCCACCACGGCGTCGGGACCGCCGGCGTCGGCGACGTCCTCGGCCATCCGGGCGGTCTCGACCGGTTGGGTGATCTGCCGGTCGTGGCCGAGCAGGATGTTGTCGGCGAAGGTCCCGGAGAGCACCCGCGGCACCTGCGCGACATGGGCGACCTGCGCGGGCCGCAGGAAGGCCTCCGGGTCGGCGACGTCGTGGCCGTTCCAGCGCAGCGCGCCGCGGTGGTCGATCAGGCCGGCCAGCGACGACAGCAGGCTGGACTTCCCGGAGCCGACCTGGCCGACCAGCAGGACCAGCTCGCCGCGCTCGACGACGAGGTCGACACCGGCCGCACCGATGGTGCCGTCGTCGTGGACCGCGGTGTAGCCGGCGAGCTCGAGGCGCTCGAGCGGGACCCGGGTCACCGCGGTGGGCTCCGGCGCGTCGCCGGTCACCAGGTCGACGCCGGCGGGCAGGGTCATCAGGTCGGTGCCGCCGGCGAACCGCGCGGTGGCCCGCTGCCAAGCGCGGGTGCCGGGCGCCTCGGTGACCACGGCGCCGGCCACCCGGCCGAACCAGTCGAAGCCGTTGACCGCGGTCGCGACCAGCAGCGCGGTGGCCAGTCCCCAGACGTCCCACAGGTAGAGCGCCCAGGCGGCGACGACGCCGACCTGCACCATCACGATGGGGACGCCGTCGAGGACCGCCTGCACCCGGTGCTCGAACACCGCCGCCTCGACCCGGCCGTCGTCCACCCGGCGCAGGTGGGCGTGGATCTGGGGCGTGCGGCCGGCGAGCTTGACCGTGCGGGCCGACTCCACCGCCGACACGACCGCGCGGCCGAACCGGGCCCGGGCCGCGGAGGAGCGCGCCGCCGAGCGGCCCGCGATCGGACGACCGAGCGAGGAGGCGAGCGCGCTGGTCGCCATCACGATCAGCAGGATGCCGCCGGCCAGCCAGGTGCCGCCGGCCAGCATGGTGATGGCGGCGATGAGCAGGCCGTTGACGAAGTCGACCCAGCGGTCGGCGTACCGGGCGTAGCGGTCGGCGTCCATCGAGCGGGCCACGACCTCGCCGGGAGGCGTGCGCGGCAGCCGGTGGCCGCGGATCTGGCCGGCCAGCACCGCCATCCGGACCCGGAGCATGACCTCGATCCACCAGCGCGGGTAGCGGCGGAAGGCGTCGGCCAGCAGGAAGGGCGCGATCAGCAGGGTGCCGACCAGCACCGCCATCAGGGCGGTGACCGACTCCCCCGCGCCGAGCCGTTCGACGACGCGGCCCCACACGAAGCCGGTGATGGCGCCGAGCGGCGCGAAGATCGTGCCGCCGAGGAACAGGATCACCGACCAGGCGCCCCACCAGGGGCGCACCCAGAAGGCGTTCCAGGTGCCGCGGGCGAGGCTCGAGCCGGCGCCGACCTCGGGACGCTCGGGGGGCGTGCCGGTGCGGCGGCGACCGCCGACGGCCGTGCCGGTCGCGGCCGCGTCGACCTCGGCGTCGGCGAAGCCGTCGGTGTCGCTGGCGGCGAGCAGCCGACGGAACGGCCCGTCGACGCGGGCGAGCTCGTCGCGCGGTCCGTGCTGGATGACCCGGCCGTGGTCGAGCACGGCCACGGCCTCGGCCCGCTCGATCGTGCTGAGCCGGTGGGCGACCAGGATGCCGGTGCGGCCGCTGATCAGGCGGTCGGCGGCGGCCACGA
This region of Nocardioides sp. L-11A genomic DNA includes:
- a CDS encoding ABC transporter ATP-binding protein gives rise to the protein MTSTLTRTVTTDRPTVSGDPARRVDWRRLRTPAAGFAVGAVALAALGQALGTVVAGRIADHPTQTLVGWLAFFVVGAAVVDTAGRVVWAGQVDRAEGRLRGDLLSAALQQPLAHLTEQAVGEVLDRVDDDTHEVGTLLRQQIWMAMRTGFASIPMWLVAGFTWWPAFLLFPVVGAITVWVMRPALVEIARRKVIEEAAWTDHAAALEEGVAGRDDLRTSLGQAFAVRRLARLSADVHEKFRRVLMIEARLAIKVGLLLHGLLAAIALSGVALVSGDHLGVARLVTLFLVTTIFVGQINNLAHQLPDIQAGLGAVLRLRQLLAVEAEPEGGASVPSGALDLRIRHLDFSYLEGSFALEDVTLYVESGHTLALVGRTGSGKSTLASLLSRAEEPPPGTIFLGGADITTLDLHELRRRVGVVTQRTEILAGTLADNITLFAAVPREEVEAAVEELGLTDWVAGLPDGLDTLLGPGGTTLSAGEEQLVAFARLLVRHVQVVVLDEATARMDPVTEARVVAAADRLISGRTGILVAHRLSTIERAEAVAVLDHGRVIQHGPRDELARVDGPFRRLLAASDTDGFADAEVDAAATGTAVGGRRRTGTPPERPEVGAGSSLARGTWNAFWVRPWWGAWSVILFLGGTIFAPLGAITGFVWGRVVERLGAGESVTALMAVLVGTLLIAPFLLADAFRRYPRWWIEVMLRVRMAVLAGQIRGHRLPRTPPGEVVARSMDADRYARYADRWVDFVNGLLIAAITMLAGGTWLAGGILLIVMATSALASSLGRPIAGRSAARSSAARARFGRAVVSAVESARTVKLAGRTPQIHAHLRRVDDGRVEAAVFEHRVQAVLDGVPIVMVQVGVVAAWALYLWDVWGLATALLVATAVNGFDWFGRVAGAVVTEAPGTRAWQRATARFAGGTDLMTLPAGVDLVTGDAPEPTAVTRVPLERLELAGYTAVHDDGTIGAAGVDLVVERGELVLLVGQVGSGKSSLLSSLAGLIDHRGALRWNGHDVADPEAFLRPAQVAHVAQVPRVLSGTFADNILLGHDRQITQPVETARMAEDVADAGGPDAVVGHRGVRLSGGQVQRLALARALAADAELLLADDVSSALDAATEIELWAALRERHTTVIGATSKRAALAQADRVVVLVDGAVAAVGPWADLAGDWGHLAG